The DNA window TCTGACTCCGCGACCAGATACGTCAGCGCCAACAGGAGGATCCCTACGGACAGGATCAGCTCGCCATGCTGTTGCTCGGTCCGCACGATCCACTCACCAGTAAGCCAGGCCGGCGTGAGCAACGCCGCCAGGAGTGCCTGGGGCCACTGCCTCAGGAGACCCCAGCCAATCCACGCGCCCAGCGCCCAGAGCAGGAGCCCCCCGGGCCAGTGCTCCTCCAGGTGAAAGATCTGTCCCGTGAGGAAGACGGCACCACCCAGCGCGGCGGTGCCGCAGGCGTGCAGCGCGGCGGCAACCCCGCCCGCGTGCTCGGCGAGGGCGGCGCCGGCCATGTGCAGCGCGCCCACCGTCCCGACGACCAGCGCGAACCGTTGCCACGGCCCCAGCGCATCCCAGTGAGCCGCCACGAACAGCAGCACGCCGGCGGAGATCATCAGCCCGCCGAGCCCCAGGGCGAGCCGGACCGGCCACCGGAGACCGGTCTTGCCGTGGTGCGCGGATTCCCAGGCCCTGATGCGCTCGACGGCGGCGGCGTCCACCAGCCCGGCGCTGGCCCATCGGACCAGCGGCCGCTCCCAGGCGGCGGGCATCAGGCCGTTCGCCGTGATTGGAGATAGCGGTCCCGCACTCCGGCCACCGCGTCCAGCAACGGGCCCGGGTCGAACCGCACCGGGTCCGTCACCGGGAGACCGGTGTCGCGCGCCGCCTGCTCGCAGGCGCGGAGCGCTTGCGTCTCGGACAGGTCGTAGGTGTTGAGTGAGACCCCGATCACCTCGGTCGGGTGGACCGCGGAGCCGATCGTCTCGTACAGACGGATGTACTCGGTCAGCGGAGGAATCCGGAGCCACGCTTCCCTGCGATAGTCGCCGATATATTCCCGGCTGGCCTGGTGGCAGAGGATCAGCGCGTCGGGGCAGGCGCCGTGGAGCAGCCCGAGGGTGACGCCGGAATAACCCGGGTGGTTGATGCTCCCCTGCCCCTCCACCAACACCACGTCCGCATCGCGACTGCCCTCGAGCACCAGGCGCTCCGCGGCGCCCGCGACGAAGTCGGCCACCACGGCGTCCACCGCGATCCCCCAGCCCTCGATCATGATACCGGTCTGCCCGGTGGCCACGAATCGGGTGCGGATGCCCCGCTGGTTCAGTCGCCGGGTGAGTTGGAGCTGTGCGGTCATCTTTCCGACGTTGCAGTCGGTGCCGACGGTGAGCACCACCAGCGGCTCCACCTTCTTGGCCAGCCCCGAGGCGATCGGCAGGTCCGCCGGCGGGCGCCGGAGATCGTGCAGCGACCGCCCGTTGCTGTGCGCCTTGGCCGCCAGCAGCGGGTCGTCGCTCAGGAAGGTGTGCAACCCACTCCAGAGATCGCAGCCGTGATCCAGCGCCTGGGCCAGCCACGCACGCCATTCCTCCGGCAGTCGTCCGCCTTGCGGAGCGATGCCGATCAGGATCGCCGTCGGCCCCAGGGCCAACCCTTCCCGCATCGAACCGACGATGGGGATGGCTCCGCCGAATCCGAGCACCTCCTGTACGGGCCGGCCGGCGTGCTGCCGGTCGAGCACGCCGACGGTGCGCTCGGGGAGATAGCGGATTACCGAGTTGGCGGTCTTGGACGTCATCGGGCCGAAGTCGCCGTCGGCGACGATGAGGTATCGCGGTGTGGTCATGCGCTCAGGAGGTAGCAGAGTGGGTGATGACCGGCTCCGACTCCGCGGGGACGGTGCCGGACGGTTGTATCTCCTCGACGGGGTCGCCGTAAACCTCTCCCAGCAGGATGTGCCGGACCAGCACCATCACCAGGGCGAGGATCGGCACGGCCACGACCAGCCCCGCCAACCCGAACAGTTTCCCGATCAGCAGCACGCCTGCGATGGTGAGCACGGGCGGGATGTTGACCTGTCGCTCCATCACGTAGGGCCCCACGAAATTGGCCTCGATGAGATGGACGCCCACGCCCACGGCGGCCACCGCGAAGGCCTTGCCAAGGCCGGACACCCCCAGCGCGAACAGCGCCGGCAGCACCGTCGAGAGCAGGGTGCCGAAGAACGGGACGATCGCCGCCACACCGGCAAAGACTCCGAACGCCAGGAAGTAGGGGACGTCCAGCACCCAGAGACCGAGCGTGGTGAGCAGTCCCAACAGCATCATCGCCACCAGCTGGCCGACCACCCAGGCCCGGAGGGTTATCCCCAGATCGAGCAGGATGGCGCGGGTGAGCACCCGGTGTGAGGGGGGCACCAGTGCGATGATTCCCTCGGTATAGATCGCAGGAGTGCGAGCGAGATAGACCGCCATCACCAGGACGCTCACCGCCTCGATCAGGATCTCGGCTCCCCCCTTGAGATAGGGAACGGCCGCGCCGCGCAGAAACCCAAGGATTTCGTTGAGCGCGCTGGCGAAGAGCGAGGTGCTTCCAGCGCTCGGACTTCGTCCCAGCAC is part of the Gemmatimonadales bacterium genome and encodes:
- a CDS encoding DUF2157 domain-containing protein, whose protein sequence is MPAAWERPLVRWASAGLVDAAAVERIRAWESAHHGKTGLRWPVRLALGLGGLMISAGVLLFVAAHWDALGPWQRFALVVGTVGALHMAGAALAEHAGGVAAALHACGTAALGGAVFLTGQIFHLEEHWPGGLLLWALGAWIGWGLLRQWPQALLAALLTPAWLTGEWIVRTEQQHGELILSVGILLLALTYLVAESDARAGGIALRRALVWTGALGLIPATLGFLLAVHGLRHYSSGPSIELAVMGWGAALVLPLALAWWMRGPGAAANLAAALWVMAGTWLARGDGVQPYLWSLAFSLGLVAWGLVERRPLRINLGVAGFALTVVVFYFSSVMDRLGRSASLIGLGVLFLGGGYLLERGRRQLLTRVGGANG
- a CDS encoding DUF1611 domain-containing protein, whose translation is MTTPRYLIVADGDFGPMTSKTANSVIRYLPERTVGVLDRQHAGRPVQEVLGFGGAIPIVGSMREGLALGPTAILIGIAPQGGRLPEEWRAWLAQALDHGCDLWSGLHTFLSDDPLLAAKAHSNGRSLHDLRRPPADLPIASGLAKKVEPLVVLTVGTDCNVGKMTAQLQLTRRLNQRGIRTRFVATGQTGIMIEGWGIAVDAVVADFVAGAAERLVLEGSRDADVVLVEGQGSINHPGYSGVTLGLLHGACPDALILCHQASREYIGDYRREAWLRIPPLTEYIRLYETIGSAVHPTEVIGVSLNTYDLSETQALRACEQAARDTGLPVTDPVRFDPGPLLDAVAGVRDRYLQSRRTA
- a CDS encoding AI-2E family transporter, which gives rise to MQLAGTPQRRGFPLGWVILAATLVALAIRTIDVLLVLFLAVILAVYLNAIADYLHRRFGVPPTAGLLVGVVLSLGALTGVVVLIAPAVSQQVQDLLGNLPAFLSELDQSITRIIRGIPVLGRSPSAGSTSLFASALNEILGFLRGAAVPYLKGGAEILIEAVSVLVMAVYLARTPAIYTEGIIALVPPSHRVLTRAILLDLGITLRAWVVGQLVAMMLLGLLTTLGLWVLDVPYFLAFGVFAGVAAIVPFFGTLLSTVLPALFALGVSGLGKAFAVAAVGVGVHLIEANFVGPYVMERQVNIPPVLTIAGVLLIGKLFGLAGLVVAVPILALVMVLVRHILLGEVYGDPVEEIQPSGTVPAESEPVITHSATS